The Bifidobacterium animalis subsp. animalis ATCC 25527 genome has a segment encoding these proteins:
- the purT gene encoding formate-dependent phosphoribosylglycinamide formyltransferase, translating into MTTDSMILGTPFGEHPTRILMLGSGELGKEVTISLMRLGAWVCAADSYNGAPAAQVAHEARVLDMANADALRNVIGDVKPDIIIPEIEAIATDVLFEAEQAGIRVVPSAAIASICMDRERLRQLAADELGLPTTKFEFAGSLQELKEAVARIGFPCVVKPVMSSSGHGQSVVRSADKIEDAWNEAQTGRRAHEEGDVSRVIVEQLVDLDYELTMLTVSSSAGIVVCEPIGQRQERGDYRDSWQPAAVEPDHRQEVERIATQAVQGLIAHAGTDTAWGVFGVELFVLKDGTVLFNEVSPRPHDTGMVTMISQYLSEFDLHARAVLGIPVSKAHIGLDLPKYYGAASHAIVVEGNGEVEFSNLQTALATPGTDLRIFSKPRVEGHRRMGVTLAIGSDIDEARIKANECAQNLRIVVNPAK; encoded by the coding sequence ATGACTACAGATTCCATGATTCTCGGCACACCATTCGGCGAACATCCCACCCGCATTCTCATGCTCGGTTCGGGCGAACTCGGCAAGGAGGTGACGATTTCGCTCATGCGGCTCGGCGCATGGGTGTGCGCCGCTGATTCCTACAACGGCGCACCGGCCGCACAGGTCGCCCACGAGGCACGGGTGCTCGACATGGCGAACGCCGATGCATTGCGCAATGTGATAGGCGACGTCAAACCCGACATCATCATTCCTGAAATCGAGGCCATAGCCACCGACGTGCTGTTCGAAGCGGAGCAGGCCGGCATCCGCGTGGTGCCGAGCGCTGCCATCGCCTCAATTTGCATGGATCGTGAGCGCCTTCGCCAGCTCGCCGCCGACGAGCTGGGGCTGCCCACCACGAAATTCGAATTCGCGGGAAGCCTGCAGGAACTCAAAGAGGCGGTCGCTCGCATCGGCTTCCCCTGCGTGGTCAAGCCGGTCATGAGCTCCTCGGGTCACGGCCAGTCGGTGGTGCGATCCGCCGACAAGATCGAGGACGCATGGAATGAGGCGCAAACCGGCCGACGTGCGCATGAGGAGGGCGATGTCTCCCGCGTGATCGTCGAACAGCTTGTCGACCTTGATTACGAACTCACCATGCTCACCGTGAGCTCATCGGCAGGCATTGTGGTGTGCGAACCGATTGGCCAACGGCAGGAAAGAGGTGATTACCGTGATTCCTGGCAGCCTGCGGCAGTCGAGCCCGATCATCGGCAGGAGGTCGAACGCATTGCCACGCAGGCCGTGCAGGGTCTCATCGCCCATGCCGGCACCGACACCGCATGGGGCGTGTTCGGCGTCGAGTTGTTCGTCCTCAAAGACGGCACCGTGCTCTTCAACGAGGTCTCCCCCCGCCCGCACGATACGGGTATGGTCACCATGATCAGCCAGTATTTGAGCGAGTTCGACCTGCATGCGCGCGCCGTGCTCGGAATCCCGGTCTCCAAGGCGCATATCGGACTCGACCTGCCGAAGTATTACGGTGCAGCAAGCCATGCGATTGTCGTCGAGGGCAACGGCGAAGTCGAATTCTCGAACCTCCAGACCGCACTCGCCACACCGGGCACCGATTTGCGCATCTTCTCGAAGCCGCGGGTGGAGGGCCATCGCCGCATGGGCGTGACGCTCGCCATCGGCTCCGACATCGACGAGGCGCGCATCAAGGCGAACGAGTGCGCGCAGAATCTGCGCATAGTGGTGAATCCGGCGAAGTAG